Proteins from a single region of Antechinus flavipes isolate AdamAnt ecotype Samford, QLD, Australia chromosome 2, AdamAnt_v2, whole genome shotgun sequence:
- the LOC127552340 gene encoding E3 ubiquitin-protein ligase TRIM4-like, with translation MAHVENKQKEQEQGAEKTGLVRRLEKDPQFDKGAMNARRLNDGFQNLLTCPVCSNCFHDPVTVFSGNTICRNCVPHGFPNACVNWRMKSVVNLFHLLKPRLAELPVVSEPRCPEHGEPFTLLCLEDNQRICQVCKFSSLHRSHTLSQILEPDQ, from the exons ATGGCTCATGTTGAGAACAAGCAAAAGGAGCAAGAACAAGGAGCTGAGAAAACAGGCCTCGTAAGGAGGCTGGAGAAAGATCCCCAATTCGATAAAG GAGCTATGAATGCCAGGAGGTTGAATGACGGCTTCCAGAACCTCCTAACCTGCCCAGTCTGCAGCAATTGTTTCCATGATCCCGTCACCGTGTTCTCCGGAAACACCATCTGTAGAAACTGCGTGCCGCATGGATTCCCAAATGCGTGCGTCAACTGGCGGATGAAGAGCGTGGTGAATCTGTTCCACTTGCTGAAACCAAGGCTAGCAGAGCTCCCGGTGGTCTCGGAGCCGCGCTGCCCTGAGCACGGTGAGCCCTTCACCCTCTTGTGTCTGGAAGACAATCAAAGAATCTGCCAAGTCTGCAAGTTCAGCAGCCTTCACCGCTCCCACACCCTGAGCCAAATACTAGAGCCTGACCAGTGA